DNA sequence from the Thermodesulfovibrionales bacterium genome:
AGTATGATAGGTATTGACTATAGGAGGCCGTCGAAATGGGGGTGTGGATGAGCGAAAAGAGACTTTTGACGCACGAGGAGCTTAAAGAAGGAAAGTTTCATAAACCTATTAGAAATGCCGACATAGAACACAAGAAGAGCTTTGACCCGCCTGGAACAATTCGCCGTCTGGATTACGAACAGAGTCGGCTCCATGGGTTTCTTTATCATGATCTTTGTGTGGACTATTGTTTGGCTTGGTTGGAACACCCTTGTTCCAAAAGCGTTACGGTTTGATCCATCTCCCGCTTTCGTCTTATGGCTTTTTATTTCAAATATATTGCAGATATTCTTGATGCCGCTGATTATGATAGGACAAAATCTCCAGGGTCGTCACGCAGAAGCGAGGGCAGAGTC
Encoded proteins:
- a CDS encoding DUF1003 domain-containing protein: MGFFIMIFVWTIVWLGWNTLVPKALRFDPSPAFVLWLFISNILQIFLMPLIMIGQNLQGRHAEARAESDFEVNIKAEAEVETILLHLEQQNALTLKILQH